One Deefgea tanakiae genomic region harbors:
- the rnc gene encoding ribonuclease III, with protein sequence MSVVLPAERLQKTLGYVFSQPKLLKQALTHRSSSSTHNERLEFVGDGILNAVVARSLFLAFPQLSEGDLSRLRAHFVRQESLAIIATELQLGDYLSLGEGELKSGGHRRPSILADALEAVLGAIWLDGGFASAEAVLEKLFAARIAAVNPEEAMKDPKTSLQEWLQARKVDLPNYVIERQQGDSPDQIFEVSCTIGELKVTAKAEGASRRAAEQLAAGAVLHLLREQFPGKKVVRK encoded by the coding sequence TTGTCAGTTGTCTTACCTGCCGAGCGTTTGCAAAAAACGCTCGGTTATGTTTTTTCTCAGCCTAAATTGCTCAAGCAGGCTTTGACGCATCGTAGCTCATCGTCGACTCACAATGAACGCTTGGAGTTTGTCGGTGACGGCATTTTGAATGCAGTGGTTGCACGCAGTTTATTTTTGGCGTTTCCGCAACTTAGTGAGGGAGATTTGTCTCGCTTACGAGCGCATTTTGTGCGGCAAGAATCGCTCGCGATCATCGCGACTGAGTTGCAGCTTGGTGATTATTTATCCCTCGGAGAGGGGGAGTTAAAGAGTGGCGGTCATCGACGTCCGAGTATTTTAGCTGATGCACTTGAGGCAGTTTTGGGGGCCATCTGGTTGGATGGTGGGTTTGCTTCCGCTGAAGCGGTATTGGAAAAATTATTTGCTGCACGTATTGCCGCCGTCAATCCAGAAGAGGCAATGAAAGACCCTAAAACTTCACTACAAGAATGGTTGCAAGCCCGTAAAGTAGATTTGCCCAATTATGTGATTGAGCGACAGCAGGGTGATTCACCAGACCAAATTTTTGAAGTGAGTTGCACTATTGGTGAGCTCAAAGTAACGGCCAAAGCAGAAGGGGCAAGCCGACGTGCTGCGGAGCAGCTTGCCGCTGGTGCCGTTCTTCATCTATTGCGCGAGCAATTTCCAGGTAAAAAGGTTGTGCGAAAATGA
- the lepB gene encoding signal peptidase I, translating into MNWFVIGILSLILGPVLIMAGAKHERKNNEPPQLVQYGYLLTVVGLFVLLVQFFSISAAMLIFVVLTGFVWAMDKFVWGKTRGEKQIADWIEYGRGFFPVILAVFVLRSFIVEPFQIPSSSMRPGLIVGDFILVNKFTYGVRLPITNTVIVPVGEPKRGDVMVFDYPVNPKIQYIKRVIGLPGDVIEYRSKKLTVNGLPVETKQLADHQYVENGVLLVNNQQFVEHLDASQYKTLTMADVPALNLREVGDFPSRENCSYDDSGFKCTVPAGQYFMMGDNRDHSADSRYWGFVPNENIVGKAFLIWMNFKHFDRIGTTIQ; encoded by the coding sequence ATGAATTGGTTTGTAATTGGAATTTTATCCTTGATTTTAGGCCCAGTTTTAATCATGGCTGGCGCAAAGCATGAACGTAAAAATAATGAACCGCCGCAGCTGGTTCAGTATGGCTACTTGCTTACGGTTGTCGGCTTATTTGTTCTACTCGTGCAGTTCTTTAGTATTAGCGCAGCAATGCTGATTTTTGTTGTGCTGACGGGTTTTGTTTGGGCAATGGATAAATTTGTCTGGGGTAAAACGCGTGGTGAAAAACAAATCGCAGATTGGATTGAATATGGTCGCGGCTTCTTTCCGGTAATTCTTGCCGTTTTCGTTTTGCGCTCGTTTATTGTTGAGCCATTTCAAATTCCATCGTCATCAATGCGCCCTGGTTTAATTGTCGGTGATTTTATTTTGGTTAATAAATTTACTTATGGTGTTCGTTTACCTATTACAAACACTGTGATTGTTCCCGTTGGTGAGCCAAAACGTGGCGATGTGATGGTGTTTGATTATCCTGTGAATCCAAAAATTCAATACATCAAACGTGTGATTGGCTTGCCTGGTGATGTGATCGAATATCGTTCTAAAAAACTCACCGTGAATGGCCTGCCAGTTGAAACCAAGCAACTTGCCGATCATCAGTATGTTGAAAATGGTGTTTTACTAGTGAATAACCAGCAATTTGTTGAACATCTTGATGCTTCACAGTATAAAACTTTAACGATGGCCGATGTGCCAGCACTTAATTTGCGTGAAGTGGGTGACTTTCCTTCTCGCGAAAATTGCAGCTATGATGATTCAGGCTTTAAGTGTACGGTTCCAGCTGGTCAGTATTTTATGATGGGCGATAATCGTGACCATAGTGCGGATAGTCGATACTGGGGGTTTGTGCCTAACGAAAATATTGTTGGTAAAGCCTTTTTAATTTGGATGAATTTTAAGCATTTTGATCGTATTGGCACCACCATTCAATAG
- a CDS encoding STAS/SEC14 domain-containing protein, with protein MISISHEANYTHAVVFEQFTLQDYKEFESNVLYEIRFHGKARLLLDLRQMDGYTIDMALEEVRFSKENRQNFDKVAVVSDDQWVVWSVWLNQAIAESEIKIFSDIHNAQFWLDDEVAAA; from the coding sequence ATGATCAGCATTTCGCATGAAGCAAATTACACCCACGCTGTGGTGTTCGAGCAATTTACACTACAAGACTATAAAGAATTTGAGTCTAATGTTCTGTATGAGATCCGTTTTCATGGTAAGGCGCGTTTGTTGCTGGATTTACGCCAGATGGATGGCTACACGATAGACATGGCACTTGAAGAAGTTCGTTTCTCAAAAGAGAATCGTCAGAATTTTGACAAAGTGGCTGTAGTGAGTGACGATCAGTGGGTCGTTTGGTCTGTGTGGCTCAATCAAGCGATTGCCGAGTCTGAGATTAAGATTTTTTCAGATATTCATAATGCTCAGTTTTGGTTGGATGATGAAGTCGCTGCTGCGTAA
- the lepA gene encoding translation elongation factor 4 — MDHIRNFSIIAHIDHGKSTLADRFIQFCGGLEMREMSAQVLDSMDIEKERGITIKAQTAALKYKARDGKIYNLNLIDTPGHVDFSYEVSRSLAACEGALLVVDASQGVEAQTVANCYTALELGVEVRTVLNKIDLPAADPDRVAQEVEDIIGIEAVNAVHASAKSGIGIEDILEEVVSKIPPPKGNPDGPLKALIIDSWFDNYVGVIMLVRVVDGEIRPKDKILFMSTKAQHLCEQVGVFTPKSVQREALRAGEVGFIIAGIKEIASAKVGDTITTVKAPAAEALPGFKDVKSQVFAGLYPVESHDYEKLRDSLEKLQLNDASLHYEPEVSQALGFGFRCGFLGLLHLEIVQERLEREFDMDLITTAPSVVFELVLKGGEVVQIENPSKLPDPSKYDEVREPIITATILVPQDYVGPVMTLCNQKRGMQINMQYMGRQVMLTYEMPMAEVVMDFFDKLKSVSRGYASLDYDFKEFRVGDLVKLDVLVNSERVDALSLIVHRSTSQYRGRELVSKMRELIPRQMFDIAIQAAIGSHIIARETVKAVRKDVLAKCYGGDVSRKRKLLDKQKAGKKRMKQVGNVEIPQEAFLAILQVSDK; from the coding sequence ATGGATCACATTCGTAACTTCTCTATTATCGCGCATATCGACCACGGTAAAAGTACTTTGGCCGATCGTTTTATTCAATTCTGTGGCGGCTTGGAAATGCGCGAAATGAGCGCGCAAGTGCTTGATTCAATGGATATTGAAAAAGAGCGTGGCATTACGATTAAGGCTCAAACGGCGGCCTTAAAATACAAAGCCCGTGATGGCAAAATTTACAATCTCAATTTGATTGATACACCAGGTCACGTTGACTTTAGCTATGAAGTGAGCCGCTCATTGGCTGCCTGTGAAGGTGCTTTGCTCGTTGTCGATGCATCGCAAGGTGTTGAGGCGCAAACCGTAGCTAACTGCTATACCGCACTTGAATTGGGCGTTGAAGTTCGCACGGTACTCAATAAAATTGACTTGCCTGCAGCAGACCCAGATCGTGTGGCGCAAGAGGTTGAAGACATTATTGGGATTGAAGCAGTGAATGCAGTTCATGCTTCTGCTAAGTCGGGTATTGGTATCGAGGATATTCTAGAAGAGGTCGTCAGCAAGATACCTCCACCCAAAGGCAATCCAGACGGTCCGCTTAAGGCACTCATTATCGACTCATGGTTTGATAATTACGTTGGCGTGATTATGTTGGTTCGCGTTGTTGACGGTGAAATTCGCCCGAAAGATAAAATTCTATTTATGTCGACTAAAGCGCAGCATTTATGCGAGCAAGTCGGTGTATTTACTCCAAAATCAGTGCAACGTGAAGCGCTACGCGCCGGTGAAGTGGGCTTTATAATTGCGGGCATTAAAGAAATTGCCAGTGCGAAAGTGGGTGACACGATCACCACAGTTAAAGCACCTGCGGCTGAAGCTTTGCCTGGTTTTAAAGATGTTAAGTCACAGGTTTTTGCTGGATTGTATCCAGTTGAAAGTCATGACTATGAAAAACTGCGTGATAGCCTAGAAAAATTACAGCTTAATGATGCATCTTTGCATTACGAGCCAGAAGTATCGCAAGCCTTGGGCTTTGGTTTCCGTTGTGGCTTCTTGGGTTTGTTGCACTTAGAAATCGTGCAAGAGCGCCTTGAACGCGAATTTGATATGGATTTGATTACCACCGCGCCGAGCGTGGTGTTTGAATTGGTGCTCAAAGGCGGTGAAGTCGTACAAATTGAAAATCCGTCGAAATTGCCCGACCCATCGAAATACGATGAAGTGCGTGAGCCAATTATTACCGCAACAATTTTAGTACCACAAGATTACGTTGGCCCGGTGATGACGCTGTGTAATCAAAAGCGCGGCATGCAAATTAATATGCAATATATGGGTCGACAAGTGATGTTGACTTATGAAATGCCAATGGCCGAAGTGGTGATGGATTTCTTTGATAAGCTTAAATCGGTGAGCCGTGGTTATGCGTCGCTAGATTATGATTTCAAAGAGTTCCGCGTCGGCGATTTAGTGAAATTAGACGTGCTAGTGAATAGTGAACGCGTTGATGCACTGAGTTTGATCGTTCACCGTAGTACGAGCCAATATCGTGGTCGTGAATTGGTATCAAAAATGCGTGAACTCATTCCACGGCAAATGTTTGATATTGCGATTCAAGCTGCGATTGGTAGTCATATTATTGCGCGTGAAACGGTGAAAGCGGTTCGTAAAGATGTTCTGGCAAAATGTTATGGTGGTGACGTTTCTCGTAAACGTAAATTGCTAGACAAACAAAAAGCTGGTAAGAAACGCATGAAGCAAGTCGGGAATGTGGAAATTCCACAAGAAGCGTTCTTGGCTATTTTGCAAGTCAGCGATAAATAA
- the recO gene encoding DNA repair protein RecO, which yields MSRSSSKLRVNSQPAFVLHQHPYRETSRLLDVFSRDHGRLTIYARGVQRPGSQIRSVLLGFQPLLLSWFGAGELKTLHSAVWQPGLSQLSGLPLLCGFYINELLQRFCPKEEPNSALFAAYFEAIKALAMIDASGVEPVLRHFERQMLDCLGYGIHWHLEAHSNRPLDLALKYQFQNGHGLVPSHSPDACPAPLILAFAAADFSNELVLPWAKLWMRQSISELLGDANLHTRQLLIDLQKM from the coding sequence ATGAGCCGAAGTTCAAGCAAGTTGCGTGTCAATTCGCAGCCTGCTTTTGTCCTTCATCAACACCCTTACCGTGAAACGAGTCGTTTGCTGGATGTTTTTTCTCGCGATCATGGGCGGTTAACCATCTATGCGCGGGGTGTTCAGCGTCCTGGCTCACAAATAAGAAGTGTATTACTAGGCTTTCAGCCTTTGTTGTTGTCTTGGTTTGGGGCTGGGGAGCTAAAGACATTGCACTCAGCGGTTTGGCAGCCAGGCTTGTCACAGCTCTCTGGCCTGCCACTCTTGTGTGGTTTTTATATCAATGAGTTGCTTCAACGATTTTGCCCCAAAGAAGAGCCTAATTCCGCTTTGTTTGCTGCTTATTTTGAGGCGATCAAGGCTTTGGCAATGATTGACGCATCGGGGGTTGAACCTGTTTTACGTCACTTTGAGCGACAAATGCTCGATTGCCTAGGTTACGGTATTCACTGGCACCTTGAAGCGCACTCGAATCGACCGCTTGATTTAGCCTTAAAGTATCAATTTCAGAATGGTCACGGTTTAGTGCCGAGTCATAGCCCTGATGCTTGTCCCGCGCCCCTGATTTTGGCTTTCGCAGCTGCTGATTTTTCTAATGAGCTAGTTTTGCCTTGGGCTAAACTTTGGATGCGACAGTCTATTTCTGAGTTGCTTGGCGATGCAAACTTGCATACGAGGCAGCTATTGATCGATCTTCAGAAAATGTAA
- the era gene encoding GTPase Era, translated as MIDLLNSGGLLTGNEHEGYRCGFVAIVGQPNVGKSTLMNHLIGQKLSITSRKAQTTRHRITGILTSESAQFVFVDTPGFQKRFRNALNQAMNKSVTSTLADVDAILFVVEAGRFGPADQAVLELLPKDRPVLLVINKVDTLADKGSLFPFIEDVAKHFNFAAIVPVSAQKGLKLDVLVAAIEPLLPESVPMFAEDQITDRNERFLASEIIREKIFRMMGEELPYVMAVEIEKFEEETLADGRELRRIYAAILVDRENQKPILIGKNGTKLKKIATDARIDMEKLFDAKVHLEVWVKVKSGWADDTRLVRQFGYE; from the coding sequence ATGATTGATTTATTAAACAGTGGTGGCTTACTAACGGGCAACGAACACGAAGGGTATCGCTGTGGTTTTGTCGCCATCGTAGGTCAACCCAATGTCGGTAAATCGACGTTGATGAATCATTTGATTGGTCAAAAGCTGAGTATCACCTCAAGAAAAGCACAAACGACACGACATCGGATTACAGGTATTTTAACTTCGGAGTCGGCACAGTTTGTTTTTGTGGATACGCCGGGCTTTCAAAAACGTTTTAGAAACGCCTTAAATCAGGCAATGAACAAAAGCGTCACCAGTACATTGGCTGATGTTGATGCGATTTTGTTCGTCGTTGAAGCTGGGCGTTTTGGCCCTGCAGACCAAGCGGTTCTAGAGTTGCTACCTAAAGATCGCCCAGTGTTGTTGGTGATTAATAAGGTCGATACGTTGGCTGACAAAGGTAGCCTATTTCCATTTATTGAAGACGTTGCAAAGCATTTCAATTTTGCGGCGATTGTTCCTGTATCTGCCCAGAAAGGTTTGAAGTTGGATGTTCTGGTGGCGGCTATCGAGCCACTGTTGCCTGAATCGGTACCGATGTTTGCCGAAGATCAAATTACCGATCGAAATGAGCGTTTTTTGGCTTCAGAAATTATCCGAGAAAAGATTTTCCGCATGATGGGTGAAGAGTTGCCTTATGTAATGGCGGTCGAAATTGAGAAGTTTGAAGAAGAAACACTTGCTGATGGGCGCGAACTTCGTCGAATTTATGCGGCCATTTTGGTGGATAGAGAAAATCAAAAGCCCATTTTGATTGGTAAAAATGGGACTAAACTCAAAAAAATTGCTACAGATGCACGTATCGATATGGAAAAGTTGTTTGATGCTAAAGTGCACTTAGAAGTTTGGGTTAAAGTTAAAAGTGGCTGGGCAGACGACACCCGTTTAGTTCGCCAGTTTGGTTACGAATAA
- the mog gene encoding molybdopterin adenylyltransferase: MNTSLKIGLVSVSDRASMGVYEDKGIPALSDWLNRALSTPFTLETRLIADEQPQIEAALKELVDECGCQLVLTTGGTGPAKRDVTPEATLAVMDREMPGFGEQMRQISLRFVPTAILSRQTAVIRGASLIVNLPGQPKSIQETLEGLKDAEGKTIVAGIFAAIPYCIQLLEGPYIETNSSVVSAFRPKSAIRNPEE, encoded by the coding sequence ATGAATACATCACTAAAAATCGGCCTAGTGTCCGTATCTGATCGCGCAAGTATGGGTGTTTACGAAGACAAAGGCATTCCAGCACTGAGCGACTGGCTCAATCGTGCCTTAAGTACTCCGTTTACACTAGAAACACGCTTAATTGCCGATGAACAACCGCAGATTGAGGCGGCACTAAAAGAACTAGTTGACGAATGCGGTTGCCAACTCGTACTGACCACGGGTGGTACTGGCCCAGCAAAGCGAGATGTCACACCAGAGGCGACACTTGCAGTGATGGACCGAGAAATGCCGGGTTTTGGTGAGCAAATGCGCCAGATAAGCCTAAGATTTGTACCCACTGCCATTTTGTCACGACAAACCGCGGTAATTCGTGGCGCAAGTTTGATTGTAAATCTGCCGGGGCAACCCAAATCAATTCAAGAAACACTAGAAGGTTTAAAAGATGCAGAGGGCAAAACAATTGTCGCAGGTATTTTTGCAGCCATTCCTTACTGCATCCAATTACTAGAAGGCCCTTACATCGAAACCAATTCCAGCGTTGTCTCTGCGTTTAGGCCCAAATCAGCAATAAGAAACCCTGAAGAATAA
- a CDS encoding DUF4845 domain-containing protein: protein MKKQFGMSFFGFIIVAMAVAMALIVAFSVVPTYTQYFSIKNTVEKLAKNSAGQTPEAIRESFGKEAQIGYITDITGKDLVITQVGGKTNISANYEKVVPLVANVSLLFDFQIEKSSGASVE from the coding sequence ATGAAAAAGCAATTTGGGATGTCTTTTTTTGGATTCATCATTGTCGCGATGGCCGTCGCAATGGCATTGATTGTCGCATTTAGTGTTGTGCCTACTTACACCCAGTATTTTTCTATTAAAAATACAGTTGAAAAGTTAGCTAAGAACAGTGCTGGACAAACACCAGAAGCCATTCGTGAATCATTTGGCAAGGAAGCACAGATTGGTTATATCACTGACATAACAGGCAAAGATTTGGTAATTACTCAGGTTGGTGGAAAAACCAATATTTCTGCTAATTATGAAAAAGTGGTTCCTTTGGTTGCTAATGTGAGTTTGTTGTTTGACTTCCAGATTGAAAAATCTTCCGGTGCCAGTGTTGAATAA